The stretch of DNA TATCTATTCCTCGACTGTCAGGTAGTGAAAGGTCTAATAAAATTACGTCGAAATTTTCTTGATTGAGGAGTTGCTGCGCTCTGCTGACGCGCTCTACTCTGGTAATAGATAAGTGCGGCGCAAAATTGCTGGTCAATAAAAATTCTTCAATTAATTCGGCTTCCTCTAAATTATCTTCTACTACTAGAAGTTTCAATCCCTGGTTTGTTATATCTTTTTTAAAAAATGTTGTCATTTTCATTAACCATAAACGTTAAGAGAATTATCTACATTTGTAAGTAGGAGGACATCATTAAACCTAAACATTGCTTCTGAAAGCAGGGTATCTCACTCTTTTCTCTGGCGCTCTTGATATATAACTAAATTTTTCTGCCTTCTGCCTTCTACTTATCAAAAAGTATGTTGTCAAACAGTTGCTTTGTCAACAAAACTTTAAACTATTTTAATTATTTTGCTAAGTTACTGGCAGCAGCTATTTAAACCGATGCGGGTGAGAATTAAGGCTTGGAAACTACTTGACAAATCCGATTTCTGCCTTTTGCTTTAGCTTGATAGAGGGCGCGATCGGCACTCTGAATTAGGCTGTCGGGAGAAGCATCAGCAAGGGGAAGTGCGCTAGCAATTCCAAAACTGAGGGTGATGTACGGGTTAATACTGGATTGGGGGTGGGGAAGCTTCAGTATTTCTACGGAGGTGCGAATTGCTCTGGCGACAGCGATCGCGCCTTCTATGCTTGTATTTGGCAGAAGTACGGTAAATTCTTCACCGCCGTAACGGGCAGCTAAATCGGCCGGACGTTTGATAGAGGTGGCGATCGCACAGGCAACTCGGACTAAACAGGCATCGCCAGCAGGATGACCCCAGCAATCGTTATAAAGCTTAAAAAAGTCGATATCACAGATAATTAAAGATAGCGAAACTAGCTCTCGCGCGCACCGCCGCCACTCCAAGTTTAAGGCGCGATTAAATTGGCGACGGTTGGCAATTCCGGTTAATTCATCTGTAGTCGCCAGTCGCTGCAATTTGCGGTTAGCTATCTCTAAGTGGCCGTAAAGTTCTGACTGCTGAATAGCAAGTGCTACTTGATTTGCCAACTGCTGCAAAAAATCCACTTCCCACTGTTGCCACTGCCTAGAATTACTGCAATGATATACTGCCAATATCCCCCAAAGCAGATGTTTTTTGGGCAAACGATCGAGTAAAATTTTCTCCCCCTCTTCCCATTTTTCAATCTCTTCATCTCCCCCTTTTTCGCTATCCCACTTTTGCCTTCTCAGTTCTGATGTTTGCCATATAGGTACTGTCAAAACTGCTTTAATATGAAATTCGGCAAACAATTTTTTGTCTTCTGCATCTAGTTGTGCCGTATTGATATCTTCTACTGCCACAAAAGATTCCGTCTTGCTTACCCAGTCACAAGAAAGAGCTAAAGGTGCATCAATATCTCGGCTACCAACATAGCAGTTAAAAGACCCATCAGATGCGATCGCAGCACCTTCTTTCTCCTCTTGTCCTGCTTTTGTGGAACCTCGGCACCGATAAATTACAACGCGGTCAGTTTTCAGAAATTGTCGCACTTCTGCTACTGTCTTATGAAGAATATTGGCTAGTTGAATAGAACCACCTGCAAACACGCTGGCCGGCACATCAGAGTAGTAATCTAAATCGCTATTGGGTAGAGAAATTGAAATAATTGAAGAGCGGATACGCTCGATCATTCGCCCTAAAAGTTGCTCTCTTTGGGCTACTTGCCGCAAGGCTTCCTCCGTTCGCGATCGCGCGATCGCGTAATGCACAGCACGAACTAGCAATTGCCCGGAAAACCCCCTTTTGACTAGGTAATCCTGTGCTCCACAGCGTACTGCTTCAATTGCCATGTTTTCATCATTGAGTGAAGTTAAAACGACTATTGGAGCAGTTAATGCTTGTGCTTTCACGCTTTTGACAGTATCAATTCCAAAGCTGTCCGGTAAAGACAAATCTAATAAAATCGCGTCAAACTCTCCCTCTAGCAAACTTTTTAGCGCTAAGCTGAGGCGAGCAACTGTTTTGACCCGAATCTCGATATTACTGACTGAATCTAAAAACTCTTCTATCAGTTCGGCATCTACAGGGTCATCCTCCACCAAAAGAATTTTAAGCAATTGGTTAGGCGGAAGCACAACTTTAGCAGTGCGATCGGTGGGACGATATATCATCAGCCTATAGATAGTATTGGTCGTTAGCACGTCTGTTAATACCTACTACTCACAATATACCTAAAATATGCAAATAAGGGAAATTTTAAAAAATCTTATAAGTATTTGGCTCTAATTAAACCTAAAATACTGATTCTCAGAAAGCGCCCTGATAATAGTCACTTCCCTTTTGCCTTAGCTTGAGCCTTAGTCTGAGCCTTCTACTTAGTAAATCTCTCTAACTTTATGCTAAAATAATGTGATTAAAATTGGCAGCCTCATAAAACTCAACTCAAAACCACGCAGTGTTGCGAGGTACGAAGCAATCTCACAACTTAAAACTCCGGTGGTAGGGAGATGATTTCAAACCAGTAACGGCACAAGGTATTCATCACCTCAACTAAGGCCTCAAAAGTTATAGGTTTAACTATGAAAGAATTAGCACCCAAGCGGTAGCAGTGAAGGATATCTCCATCTTGCTGTGAGGTAGTTAGTATCACTATCGGGATGTGGCGGAAGTTGGGGTCAGACTTAATCATCGCTAGGGCCTCTCTACCGTCCAACTTCGGCATATTCAAATCTAGTAAGATGAGATTTGGGCAGGGTGAATTATTAGGATCGCCATATCGATCGCGGCGATACAAATAGTCTAGCAGTTTTTCGCCATTTTCAACACAGTAAAATGCGATCGCTAATGGAACTTCTCGCACTGCCTCCTGCACTAGAAAACAGACATCCTCGCTGTCATTAGCCATTAAAATAGTAAATGTTTTTATCTCAGAGGCCACAGCTTTATTCACTCGCGGTGACTTTGGGACACTACGCAAATTTGAATAATTATCAATTATGCGTCAGACGACAACCTTGATAGTAGAAATAAGCTGATTCTGCATGGCAGGGTTGATTAACTGACAAATTCCCCAAAGTTTCTTGGCGGTATTTATAATAATAGATGGTAGGTTCAGTACCATCCGCAATCACCAGCCAGTTCTTATGTATTTATACATAAATAATACCTAGCCTCTTGAGGTCGCACAGCTTCGCCCACTATCTCCTAATTGGTAATTATAGCAGTATCAGGACTTACGCACCCAACCACAAAAACCGAGTTTTTTACGAAAATACTTCGTTATGACCCAGAAATTCTCTCAAAAACTGTTCGGCTGACGCTCACGGCCCAAGCCCGGTTTCTGTGACGACCTGCGTAAGTCCTAAGTATATTACAGTTTAATATAGGGAAGAGTAAAATAAAAAATTGCGCCAGCACCTAGTTGAGATTCTACCCAAATTTGGCCGCCATGACGTTCCACAATCTTTTGACAAATTGCTAAACCAATGCCAGTACCAGTATATTCTTCCTGTGTATGCAGTCGCTGAAAAATTTGGAATATTCGCTCTGAATGTTTGGAATCAATGCCAATTCCATTATCGCTGACAGAGAATAACCAGTCTGTTTCCCGACGCTCAGCATTAAGGTGAATTATCGGGGGCTCGTCGCGGCGATACTTAATAGCATTCCCAATTAAATTCTGAAACACTTGCACCATTTGAGAACAATCCCCGATGACTGTAGGTAAGTCACAGCGGCTAACAGTGGCTTGATTTTTGCGGATGGCTAAGTGTAAGTTACCACAAGCTTCTTCAAAAATTTGATTGCAATCTGTTGGCTCAAAATCTTTACTTTTCTTACTAACCCGCGAATATTCTAGCAAATCATCAATTAGCGACTGCATACGCACAGAGCCTTTAATCATTTTCTGAATAAACTTCATCGCATTAGCGTCAATTTTGTCTCTGTAGCGCCCTTCTAAAAGTTGAGCATAGCTGGCTATTGTTGATAGAGGTGCTTGCAAATCGTGGGAAGCAACATAAGCAAACTGTTCGAGTTCCGCATTAGAACGAGCCAATTCTTCTTCTGCTTGTTTGCGGGCTGTAATGTTGTGAAAAGTCACTGCGAAGCCGTCATTTAACTTAACAGCAACAATTTGCAACCAACAAGGACTAAGCTTTTCCTGTTCGTAATAAAACTCTGTATCTAGTGGCTCTCCTGTTTCGACTACAGAAACATATAAATCAAAGAGACCATTTTTGCGATGCAGAGGCATTTCTTCTAACAAATATTTACCAACTAGCTCTTCTGATTTGAGATCTAAGATGGCTTCAACCGAGTGGTTCACCAAAATCCATTGGAAATCAACAATCTTTCTCTCTTGGTTCCTGACAGTAGCAAAAGCGGCTATCCCATCGAGAGAGCTGTTCAATATACTTGCTATAAGTGACTGCGACTGTTGCAAGAGAGCATTTTGCTCTTCTAATTTATTTTGCAGCTTTTGAAGGGCAATTTGGGTATCAATTCGAGCTAAAACTTCTTCCACTTGAAACGGCTTAGTAATATAATCTACGCCCCCCACTTGAAAAGCTTTAATTTTATATTGAACATCATCTAAACCGCTTAAGAAAATGATGGGAACTGAGCGAGTTGATTCCATAGATTTCAGCTTTTGACAAAGTTCATAGCCGTCCATATCCGGCATCATAATATCAAGTAAAATTAAATTGGGTGGAGAGCCAAGCGCGGCATTAAGCCCTAATTGACCAGAGATCGCCCTTTTAACGTTATACCCCTGATCTGTCAGAATCTTTGATAAAAACCGTAAATTACTGGGTTGATCGTCCACAATTAATATTTTGAGCTTATTATTATCCATTGTCTTCATATTAAATTGGCTATACAATAGCTAAATCAAATAGTTTTTAGGAATTTCAGTAACTACCAGCGAGCATCGTCAACTTATTCATGCCCAAGTTCTGATTCTATAATTGATTGAGTTATACGCACTATTCTATCAAGACGGAAATCCTCTAGCAAATCTTTTAAAGCATCACCTAAAACCACAAAATTTTCTGGTATTTTGTCAATTAACTGGCAGACTAAATCTTCATTAACTTCGTTAGCGGCCTGATTTAGCTGTTGTACCCAATTCAATGGCATCTGACTCAGCAGAGGCAAAAAGAAGGAATCGGGTCTTTCGCTGATAAAATAACGCAGACCTGGGGTAGTATTTATGACTGGGGGTAACTGCTCGTAAATATAGCGCACTCCTAAGAACTCTGTCATCTTTTCAAAGATTACCTGTTCTTGGAAAGGTTTACGAACAAAATCATCGCAACCTGCTGCGATAATTTCGTCCCGTCTTTCTTCAAAGGCACTGGCA from Kamptonema formosum PCC 6407 encodes:
- a CDS encoding response regulator translates to MDNNKLKILIVDDQPSNLRFLSKILTDQGYNVKRAISGQLGLNAALGSPPNLILLDIMMPDMDGYELCQKLKSMESTRSVPIIFLSGLDDVQYKIKAFQVGGVDYITKPFQVEEVLARIDTQIALQKLQNKLEEQNALLQQSQSLIASILNSSLDGIAAFATVRNQERKIVDFQWILVNHSVEAILDLKSEELVGKYLLEEMPLHRKNGLFDLYVSVVETGEPLDTEFYYEQEKLSPCWLQIVAVKLNDGFAVTFHNITARKQAEEELARSNAELEQFAYVASHDLQAPLSTIASYAQLLEGRYRDKIDANAMKFIQKMIKGSVRMQSLIDDLLEYSRVSKKSKDFEPTDCNQIFEEACGNLHLAIRKNQATVSRCDLPTVIGDCSQMVQVFQNLIGNAIKYRRDEPPIIHLNAERRETDWLFSVSDNGIGIDSKHSERIFQIFQRLHTQEEYTGTGIGLAICQKIVERHGGQIWVESQLGAGAIFYFTLPYIKL
- a CDS encoding response regulator, with translation MANDSEDVCFLVQEAVREVPLAIAFYCVENGEKLLDYLYRRDRYGDPNNSPCPNLILLDLNMPKLDGREALAMIKSDPNFRHIPIVILTTSQQDGDILHCYRLGANSFIVKPITFEALVEVMNTLCRYWFEIISLPPEF
- a CDS encoding diguanylate cyclase, coding for MLTTNTIYRLMIYRPTDRTAKVVLPPNQLLKILLVEDDPVDAELIEEFLDSVSNIEIRVKTVARLSLALKSLLEGEFDAILLDLSLPDSFGIDTVKSVKAQALTAPIVVLTSLNDENMAIEAVRCGAQDYLVKRGFSGQLLVRAVHYAIARSRTEEALRQVAQREQLLGRMIERIRSSIISISLPNSDLDYYSDVPASVFAGGSIQLANILHKTVAEVRQFLKTDRVVIYRCRGSTKAGQEEKEGAAIASDGSFNCYVGSRDIDAPLALSCDWVSKTESFVAVEDINTAQLDAEDKKLFAEFHIKAVLTVPIWQTSELRRQKWDSEKGGDEEIEKWEEGEKILLDRLPKKHLLWGILAVYHCSNSRQWQQWEVDFLQQLANQVALAIQQSELYGHLEIANRKLQRLATTDELTGIANRRQFNRALNLEWRRCARELVSLSLIICDIDFFKLYNDCWGHPAGDACLVRVACAIATSIKRPADLAARYGGEEFTVLLPNTSIEGAIAVARAIRTSVEILKLPHPQSSINPYITLSFGIASALPLADASPDSLIQSADRALYQAKAKGRNRICQVVSKP